In Anopheles bellator chromosome 2, idAnoBellAS_SP24_06.2, whole genome shotgun sequence, the genomic stretch GATAGCATAATTATAATTTCACAACATTATCGAatcgacccccgggggggtcaATACGGAACTTGTTGGCGTGCCTCCAATTTCACAACATTGCCCATCACACCCGATAGATGCCCGAATATGGTAGCAATGACCTGGATACTTCCAAAATTTGGGTTGTCTCGAAGCGTCTCCGAGAAACGAAACAGTTTCTCATCGTATTCCGGTCGATAAGTAGGTCCTCTGCTTGTATTGAAGCGTGTTGCAATATTCCTTTCATTTTCGTACATTTTGACTCTATTTATTTacagttgtttgtttaaagAACACTACAAAACGGACAGTATCAATAACCCAAACAATTTCTCGACCAACCCAACCGCCGGGGGAATTTCACAAAAACGCGTATTCGCGATTAGATAGGCCCCAACTTTATACGCATCTCGCGCAGTGTTTGTGCGCCACCAAAGCGCCACGCATACCAACCTCTCGATCGGCGATTTTGCGAGGGCAGAACAAATACTGTGACGAGTGGCCGGCGTATTTAAGGCCCCGTTCGACACCGCAACGTCGAAAACAGTCTGAAGTTGGTCAAGCAACAAGTTCACATCATTCGGTCACGATGCGGAAGATAACGCCCATGTTCAACGAGTATGTGTATGGAGCGATCCGCCGGATCGCGGAAGAGCACGGGTTCACGCCGGATCTGTTCTCGGTGGACTTTGACGAAGAGACGCGCCTGGAGTGTGACGGGTTCGTAAGCTTCGTGTTCAAGGCCATCATCAACGGGGACGACCGGGAGCTGACGTTGTGGTGTAAGGTGCCGCCGACGGAAGATGATCGCTCGCTGGAGCTGTTCAAACGGGAGTGCTTCTTCTACCGCGAGATTCTGCCGGCCTTCAACGACTTCCAGTGCGGGAAGGGTGTGCGGGAGGGCGGTTCGGCCGGCGGGTTCTTCGCCACACCCCGCTGCTACCTGGCGCACTGCgaaaccgacggaacggaGAAGCAGGCCCTCATCGTGCTGGAGTACAACGAGGCGTACGAGAAGTGGGACTGGGACAAGCTGGAACCGATCAATCTGGAACACACGAAGTTGGTCATGGAACAGTTGGGTTTCCTTCACGCGCTATCGTTCGCCATGAAGGAGCAACAGCCGGCGGCGTTCGAGCAGTACAAACGCGAAAGCGGAGTTCTGATCGAAGGGAACGAGCTGTTCACGCTGATGAAGGAGTCGTTCGATCGGGCCATCGTCACGATGAAGACTCGGTTCGAGTCGGAACAGGAGCGGATCCAGGCCGTGAAGGACGCGGTCTACGAGGGGCTGAAGAATAGCTGCCACCCGGTGACGGCGGACCCGTTCTGTGTCGTCACGCACGGGGACTGCTGGATCAATAATCTAATCTACTCGCACGATCAGGTAAGGAAAGGGCCTGAAGCATGGCCAGCACCATGACTGACGGGACTTATCGGTTTTATTCCTTCAGAACAACGTCGCCACCAGCGTCATTCTCACCGATTGGCAATCGTCGCGTTACGCTTCGCCCGTGCTGGACCTGTGCTATTTCTTCTTCATCTCCACCAGCGAGCAGTTCCGGCGGGAGCACATGGACGAATGTCTCCAGTACTACCACAGCGCTTTGGCCGGGCTCCTGGAGAAGCTGGGCGGGGATGCGTCGAAGCAGTTTCCTCTCACCACCTTGCTGCGGTTAATGAAACCCTTCCGCGAGCTGCTGGGGAGTTAGCGGCTGCAACAGTCCCTCGATCGGAGGAGCCATCAATCTTGAATCGCCGGAATCCTGTGCTGTAACGCCACTGCGCGTGAATTGATATGCCATCCATCCGATCGTGGGAAAATCGTTAAACACCGTTGGCGTCAACCCGGGACGTGTCAGCCCATCTCCCCAGAGGAGAATGAAACTGGGACCGTAGCCTTTCGATAGGCCATAAATACAAGCACAGATAAGATATGGGAAATGAAAGCACTGTGTTCAGACCAACCACACGTTCATGATGACTAGGCGAAGCCAATCGATTGAGGCAGCTCCTGAAGATGTGCagtccgttcgttcgttttgaaTGCTTTATGCATGGCTTTTTATGAAACGATGCTCACCTAAGAAGTCGTTCTGAGGCCATCGTTCTGAGGGTTTCGTAGAAGATATGAATCTATGCAGACTACTAGCCTCTCAGTTGACGCTTCACCGAGTGCCTAcaatgttttgtgaaattcCTATTCAAATTAGCAATTTCCTGGTGCACGGACCGTTCGCCCTGTACGTTCCGTTCTTCCGAAGTTTAATTGATTCACTTCCACGCTCACATGAGTGCATCCTTGCACTGTGCGAAGGAAACGTGTGGAATGTGAGAATTCAGTAAGCACCATAAATAATGCCTACAACACGGCCCCTgaaaatatccttttttatgAAGGCGTAAATAGAAGCCGGCTTGCATTAACCGACATTCGATCCGTTGATCCTTACCCATTACAGCCAGATAGTGTCGAATGTGCAAAACGGACGATTAGGCAGCAAATTGTTGGCAACCGTTGGCAGCCGATATTTTACACCGACCCCAACATGTTCCTTCCGCTTTTTTATGCAATGCTCTTTTTTCAATAGTTGATGGAACTATTGAATGAATGTTGATGAAAGTTGATggattttaaaaacaaattaaaaacatctCAGCAtaataaaaactaaaagaatttaaaatacaaatttttcaaatattattgGCAGTATGTCATTTatgatattatttttaaacttttttcacTCTTATTGTCAATTCGAAGCTGTTTAATATCAATATTGCACCATTCCAGATACGTATCGGTGTTTGTTCGACAAGTGATCAATTCTTCAATAACTGCTATAATCAGCTTTAAGCTTTTATTATCCCTTTCAATGTGGGTCACAGTTTGCCGTGAAACCTGCACGGCTTTTTGTCATAGTTTTACTCCATTCAAGCAAATACGCTCCTCAGCTACCCATCGAAGGCTCACCATCTGGCAGAACTTTGGAACGGTTACATGTAAACGTCTTCGGTTGCGgctatctctctttctctctctgacCTATGTAGGCTTGCCTGTACAACACTCCTGAACACGGCAGGGGACGCTGCCTTCCCCGAACCCGCCGGCGGGGATTGTGAAGCACAAATATGCAGATTAACTTTAGCTTTTTTCACTCCACACTTTCCATAATCGTCGATTAAGTGTCCTACCCGGATTGGAgactttttctgctttctatccaacaaccgaaaaaaaaggttatcCCAAGTCACTTCCAAGGATTCCGAGAACCTGGGCTCCGCGTGACGATGCAGTTCGGTTTGGTTGAGGTTTGGCTTCCATCCTGCATCCTTGTGTTCTGTTTCGCTCTATGTCTGCGGCACCTTCGGGTGCGACTCCAAGCAGCACGTGCACAACATAAGCCGGCACTTACGTACTTCCTGTGCAACGTTGTCATGTGTTTAATACAAAGATTCCGCTTTTTTCTTCAACGCTTCCGTTATTCAATCTTTAAAGTTCACTCGGCGGCAGAGAGTCCTCGGTTGTGCCAGTTTCTGGAAGAtctttttctttattcaatttcaGTCGCCCCGAACAGGATGATTGTTTACATCATGTGGTAGGGTTTCTTTGGCGACACGATGCACGGGACAAATCAAAATTTCCATACGGCTCCTCCTGACCGAAGGGTCAAACGAGAGCCCCTCAatgtaatttgatttgaagCGTCACGGTGAAGGTAGCGAGAGGGTTTAGCTCTTATAACACAGCACATTCCGACCGGAAGCcacaaaaccaataaaacctatctcgaaaacGTGTGATGAAATTTTGTAGTAAGTCGTCCTCAGGCGTTGGTTCTACTTCAGCTTCAACAAAATCCGAGCAGCGTGCTGCTAAAGTTTAAAATCTGTTTACTGGTTCGACTGTTTGGTTTTTAAAGAGCCATCGTTTGATGATTCTCTTCTAGAAATCCTTTCACTTCCGAATTTAAACGGCAGACCGTGTTAATTCAGAACAAAAGCTAAATTTCAAGATCATTGAATTCCGTGCCacttgaaattaatttgtctAACAAACCGGAGATTGAATTGTTCCGTCGATTCCCGGTTCGTTCATCGATTTGCTGTTGGTGTCAGACGGTTTGCCTACCGCCAGGCGCCTTCGGACGCTTTGGATCAAAAGCTGTCGAGAACGTGCGCTAAAAGCTCAAAGCATATCAATCATAGCGAGACGGGCGACGGACTATGGGCAAAAGGCGATTGTAAACCAACTTTGAAAACTAAGGGGTTTTAATTATATTAGCCCAAAATAGACAAGTTAGAATGTTTAACCTTGTTttgtagattccgagaattcatctgtcaaagtcgaaagagtgatgaaaaaaaattcccacaaacgcaatgggatccttgatcatttcatatcctttttaCACTCATAAGATATTCGATTTGcagcaaaaatcaatatttgcttTTACGATTGtgcatttaaacattttggtgtaatgcagattgcatagctcaAGCGTTTCAAAACCtgaaaataacgaaaaaagcatATTTATCATACTTGAACGgtgtattacacataaaaaattgaattaaaaaaagaatgaaaaaagttcatagattcttcctaagAACAAATACGTtcgcctttcccatacaaattccccactgtgggCCCGTTTCTCCGGTGCGTTGATCAAATGGCAAGCAAATCACGTCTCCCGTCCATCGAAAAAACTAAATCttctgttccggttcggcgCACCTTTTGCTGACAGTGGAAAAATAATCCAAAGGCGCGTCACAGGAGGCTGCGAATAATCatagaaaagcaaaacatcaGCCATGCTACTCACATGTTGCGAAAGCATGAATGGGGCTCATGCTGCGCGTATTATGCCAATTTGGTGTAGTATGGCGGTGTGCCAAAATACGTGCCGCATTACCGACCGGAGCAGTCAGGCGAATGATGGCCATTTCACCGTCGGCTAGGACAGCGAGGCGGGCCGGGACTAAATCGAGCAGaagtttgattatttttagaatGACAACGTACgcaaaaagtgaacaatttcatCTCACCGCGCCTTCGAAAGAAATTGGGCGCGAAGTGTTCGGAGGAGTTACGAAAACCCAAAACTGGGCGCGAGTCAGGGGTGCGTTCCAACTTTGATGAAAATCTCCCTGCGCCTTACAGGGGTTTCCCAGAGAGTCGCAATCGATCCCGAAAACAGAGCAGTGAGTTGGCGCGTTGGAGATCCGTGAAGCACGAAGAAAAGGTTCCAACGCAAAGGTGAGCTTTCGATGGCGGAAATTCGATAAATTATGGAAAAGTTGCTCCATGAAAGCCACAGAGGCACAGCGTAGCGAAACCCCCGGCAAATGTGGCATAACAAAGTTTGGAGCTTATTTTTGATTTCGAACTGGATCAAATTGTCGAGTCCCGATTTAATGCAATAAAAGTAAAGTGGTTACAGTGATTTGTATCTGGTTTTTACAAGAGGCGAAGCGCAACAAGCGACTCACTCAATGTTAGGAGTTGATGCAATCAACCAATAGAACTAGTTTTAGTCGTTGAAAAGCATTTATAACACTCTACACTCTTTGCCGTAAACTGCGGAAATCTGCAGTgtagaaaatttgaaaagatTTCCGTAATCGTTGAATAGCCCATATCGAAACACGCCTTCAAATCAGATGGCAAAAGTCCAGACAGACCTGAAAATGGTGGCATTTTGAAAGCTCTTAAATCTCAACGAAGAGGGGAAAGTCTTCATAGAACATCGTAAATTCTCGCACGAGAGCTCTTTCCCTGCGTGAGATAAATGGCTAACCCAAAATAAGCAACTGAAGCATTCAgagaaaaacatgaaacatacTAAAGAATAACGAACCGccacaacggaacggaacggaacgatgaTAAAATATGTACGCTCAACACAGATAAAATTAACGTCCTAGATCTACGCAAACCGATGGATTAATCATTTATTATACCTAAGCCGTTTGCTGGGAACGGACATGTTCTGTTTCCGGAGAATAACCGACCAAAGCGATGCCATTCTAGTTTTAATCAGTTCCGAAACGGGCGTACGGTTTTTGCGGATGTGCAAGAAAGTAAGTTTTGATAGATTAGACCGCAAGCCGATGTGACGCGGGTGTGCCTCTTCAACATGCCTGCCGTAGTATCGGCATGATGGCAAGTGAGCATGAGATCCTTCGGCGTGATTTCCACACGGATGTTCGAACATTCGGATGCCTGTAACGTCCTTCTAAGAATCGAATAAACATTATGGGCAGAGAATAAACACCTTCCcgtataaaatgaaaaaaatctatttcaaAACCAGCTTAAATAGGCCATCTCAACAATAAAGACAATTGTGCGTTTAAaggttttgtttccttttcaaatTTGTAGCGATCTTGAAAGTATATGTCACAAAAGTGAATTGTTACTTAACCCGCCCAATTTGTGACTCCATCAGACAGTTATTTAGACTGTTCGATTTCATGCAAACGTGAAATGGATAAGGTTTCATTGCATCGAATAGCCGCCACCGAGACGTGTTTGGTAGCCTAAGCGATGGAGGACGGAAACGACCCAAGAACTTTATCGACatggtttcgttttatttctaTCCAATTGGACCGGAAAACTGCCTCGGTAAGCCATTTCATGGATCATATCGATGCAAATTCCTTACCGGTGCCTCCCACAAAATGGGATGGCCACAGCTAAGCAGTTGCAACACAGTTACGGCCAAGTGCTTGGCTCGTTGAATGCTCACTTCTCCGATTTACGAGTCGTACGAGGTGCAAGCACACAAAAATAGAGACTCGCCAAGACCTCGTGCTCCGCGCGGAAGATCAAATACTTCACATAAGTTcacttttcaataaaatcGGTACCGAGCGCATTCCATTTGCATGTGACTTCGTTATCTAGGACCCCAAAGGAGGGCTTGTGCAATActttacgacgacgacgatggcgagtAAGGGGTGAGGAGTTTGAAGTTGTGCCGTTTAGCACTCGGtttgaaaatggcgaaagtTTGTAGCCGAGCGAGATCCATCCTGGGGCCTGATAagatttttgtcatttttttcTGCAGCACCACCGAGTGGGCCCATCGGGAGGGAGATCCGGAAACATTATTGCGATCACAGGCTCCCGGCTGCAAGTGCCGAGTGAAAAGGGAAATGAATGTTAACTGTTTTCCCCACGGCTCTCGAGCCTCTTGTTCTCGAGCATCGCGCAAGAGCAGAGTTTCAAAGAGTTCCACATATGAAAGAGGAAATAGTTGTGGGAGTTCATAATCTTTCAGGCGCTTACACATTCCACGTCATTCCATggctttcattttttcaatgcTGCAAGTATTTGCTAAACGCGCCGAGGTTCCAGATGGCGAACGGCGAGGCGTTGCGGCGAGCAATGCGGAAGGTCCTTTTTTGACACGGGACTGGAGGGCGGCTGAAACTAAAAGTATGAACCGTTACGTACAACAATTTATATGATAATTTCGACCATCCACAACGCGCCCCTCACTGGAACACGGGGCAGGCACTCGCGGGAAGAGAAAGCATTATTCAAGGTTAAGTATCCCTACctttttatttgatgaaaaccggAAAATCCGCGCCGTACGATAGCCACCCGGCGCGCCCACCGTGGGCGTATTTCGAGGGTGAAACGAGATTTTAACAGTCACCCCACTCGGGATTCCGGACATGGGACGACGCCAAAATTTGCACATTTTTGACAATCATTCAACGAGTTATTATATTATAATATTCGAACGCAgaagaagtgaaaaagtgaaaaagacCTTGCCGACGCTGCACTCCACGCCAGTGAGACGGTAAATGAGCCGTTTTTCATTAGGAACCGTCGAAAAGGCATGGGTAGTGGTAAAAATAGATTCCGGTCACACAAGTTGATGGAGCAATAATggggatccttttttttaatttaaaaaagaaggGGTGTTGAAAAGCACAAAGTTATGCAGTTGTTCATCGAGATAGTCAGACAGATAGCAAACAGTAGCTTAtcagaaatttatttaaaaaacggCCTCAAACAAAaagtgttatttattttattttattgtaaacGGTTAAGGTAATTGCATTCATTCAATAAcattttttgtagttttttcaCTCCGATGAAGCATATTATTAAGACGGCAACCCCCTTTCTTTTCACCAACTTATGTTCAAATGTATACTTAACCGTGCTATTATTTTAATACGGACAAATTTAAGTACGGTGTAGTTAATAGGATAACAAATTATAGCTTTTTTTCTCCGAGAGCATCTCTGGATTCATAGCTGGTTTTAATGTactacctttcaaataaacatCTTTGGTTTTATGCTCCCCAACAAGAAACATGAAGGATAACCGCGTAAAAGTTTTATGCTAATGTAACATCGATTTTCAGGCCCTTCGTCGTATAAGTACGCTTTCGCAAAGCAGTAATTTAAGTAATATTCTTCGCTAGAAGCCACTTACCCAAATGAATAGCGCTTCAAGCACTTCCGAAACATCAACCTTCATCAGACAATAAGGAATCAATAACAGGCAGCATTGGACAAGCTTTCACTTACAGCAGCACAGACAAAGCTGAAGGTCGTTTCGTTACAACTAGAAGACTAATCGATATAAATTCTCCTGATATTCTTTATGTTTTAAGAAATGACCGTGAAGAAAGCTTCTTCGGCTCGTTCGTCGTTCGCTAGTCGTTCCCATCAATCGGTGTGGCATAGCAAAGCTCTACCGAGGTGGGCACATATAGTTGTGCATAAGAAAAAACTGGGAACGTAgtaaacgaacgaaacgcaaaacgaaCACGAAAACGGAGTAATCTGATCCAATTGTCTGTCAGAATCTTATCTGTACGACAAGTATTGGCGGCTCCGTGAATCTGTCTCGTAGCGTTGGCGACATTTTTTCTCAGAAATCAGTCGCCATCGGCATCACCAGCGCACTGAGCGAGTTACTCTCCTAGGCCCTAGACTAGGTTTTGTGAACCCTTCATCCGCTTCAGCATTATCTCTATCCGACGTATGTTGTGGCTATCtcaagtaaaacaaacaaaaaccaggaCAACGATACGGTAAATGCAATCAATCTCTATCGGCTCCGTTGGTTCTTGTCGTATCATCATCAATCGATGATGACCGCCGATTCTAGTCGTCGTGGCCAACGGCCAATCGAACAGAGAATAGGCAACCGAGGCCGAGTGAACCTGTTTCTAAGATGCTGCCTGCGCGTGAACCTGACCGCCACAACAAACTGCCATCAGCTGTTGGAAGCGCACGTTTCgactttccgtttccgtttccgatttgACACATGCAGCCCCCCTTCATTAGCATGCCCCAGCATTTGGccggcaaacaacaaccgaaacacGTTCCGATACGACTCTTTGCACGCTGGCTTAATACATCATGTTTGGTTAATTATTTGCTAATTGATTATTGTTTGGGTTATTTTTATGTTAGTAAGGTTTCTAACGATTTTGATTCTTTCTTAGAAACAAGCCTAAGCTTCTAAGGAACAAGGCCTCTGAATATTGGTAAATTGACAAGGTTGTCGATGaaaatttccatttaatttttacattGAATGTGAAGCgcgaaaatttaaatttcaatagaaggaaaatatatttattgaATGAAGCACTGCGACCATTCGAGTGTTTCATGAATGGCTTCATGCAACATGTTCATTCATTTGTGTTGCGCGTGCTCGCTACCGCACGATGGGTAAAATGATGGTCATAAGCCAACTTAGAAAGTGAGGATTTTACCTACATTTTCCCTAATCAGATAAATTAGCTTCTAGTGATCCCAATCTTTAACCTTTCATAGATCCCAAGAATTTTCCTGGGAGAAGAACCTTTGGAAGCGCGGCATAAACGTTTAAGACAAGATAGGGCAACACGGGCAAGAAAATCTTCCAGAGAGAACAGGTTAGAAGACACTTTCATTCGGtcaatacatagcagtgaaCCAAAAATTAATATAGAATTGGgtcattgggttataggcagcgaaaaaccCATAAACCTATTTTTCCTTTTATAactaaagtttttttttgttatggaggaaaacatttaTCATGTATTTAAtaagtagataatatcgatttaagaTTGGATGAAGAAATATAttaataagtattctatcaacATAAGGCATTagatttttatcagaaatttGATATTTGCAAACGATTATGCATTAAAACATGTTAGTGTCATGCGGATTGCATAGCTCAGGCGTTTAAGTACTAGAAAATATGGAGAAAAGGTTTATTTGTTAATCTTGAACCCACCCTAAAATCAAATATGTCCATCTGCCCGAATCAgattccccatagtgcgccgGTTTGCGCCACGCGCGTTGGTTGGTTCGTTGGCGACTCGCGTTCGAAGTTTAGTTTCCGTTTGGCGCTCGGTTTCGGAGGGTCACAGATCCGCCGTGTTTTCCAAGTTTTTCCACCCAGGAAACCCTTGGATGCCAGAGTGAAGCCTCGCCGCCGAGTGCGACGAAATAGTGCCGTTAGTGGAAAGTGGAACGTGATTGAATGGTGGGTCCGTCCCTCCATTGAAGATTCGCCGCCCGTGAGGACGAGCCCAACGAGGCATCTCCTAAAAGGGGTTTCCAATTTCTTCGCCCTTGAAACGAcggtggctccggtggtgAGAGCTTATCGGCCTGGAGTGCAGCGAATGCAAATAGTGTGAAGCAATTGGCACCCCGAGTGTTACAGTGTATCTTGAGTGAGCgtgagaaaatgggaaaagctAAATGAAGAGCTCTCGAGGGATCCACTCCGAAGACCGATGATGCATCGGTGTTTGCCAAAGTGCCAATTACATTAAATCAATTGGCCGGTGCAGCGGTGGCCCCCACAAACccggtgcacttccggtggtccgtGAAACTGACGATTGAGTGCCGGAGTGGTAAGCAGATTGGCCGTCGGGCATCGCCGACGATCGTGGCGTAGAGTCGGGCCGTTTTCGCGTGTCAGTTGGTGATTTATTTGAAGAGCAAATTGATCCGTTCCCCAAAAAGTAAGTTCCGCGTGTGACGTGCGTTTCATAAATCAACAGTGTTCGAAACGTATCGGCCAACGGCAAGTGGCCGGTTTGGCCAAAAGACGGCGTTTCAATTGGGCCTCCGGAGCGGAGCCGTGGTTCAGCATTGATTGGATTAAACCGGTGTCTTcagaggcagcagcagcaatgagGCCGGATCGGCACTTTCGGGACTGTTGAGCGAAATCAATTTGTCCTGCGGAGAGGTAGGCCGTTAAGCTGCTGCATCGGATTGATGGATTAAGGCCCGGCTGCGGGTGACAGCAATTTGGAAGCGCGCCGCCCCAAAATACATTAtcattatcgtcgtcgtcgtcgtcagctcAGCATCCTCATCAGCGCGGCCAGGGACTCTTCGCGCGCGTTTGATCCGCCCTTCGGTGAGTGGTCAATTTGAAAAGACGTTCTTCAAAGCGGATTTGACGAGGGTACACCTTGAGGGAGGGACCttgaaaaaaggcaacacTGTTACGGCGGACCTTCGCTCGACGCTTCTCGACGCATTATCCTTGTTTCATTGACCACCACAAATGAAGAGAGGTCCATCGGTGCGCAACACCGTCGTTGTCTTTTGGGGGGGCTACTTTTGGCTTACCCTTACAGCTGATCAGGCCAATTCCGGCTGAGCACTGGACATCGACATAATTAAGACACGCttccaacggtggtggcccagAACAATTGAGTGATCCTAATGATGTTCCTTGGACCccatacacacacaaacgcacctGTTCAATCTGTTTCTTCATTCGTGCCGAGATCCTTTCGGACTCGGCCCTTTGCTCCGTTTGGGAAGTAGTATCTACTGGTATTAAATGACTGTAATTTGTCTGGCATAATGTTGCCCAATTTGGTATTGGCCAAATCTATCAAGAactagttttgctttttccacTCAAAATTATTCATCGGTTGTAGTAGTTGACTattggaaagaaattttcCTATCAAGACTTTTTGCTTTATATAGAGTTTCAACTTGGGGCACCGTTTAAACTTATAGTTCAGAACGGCATTGAGAATTTTCTATTCTGAAACGCGCCATTATCACTAATTCCCAATAATTAACTACAACactttaaatttttatgatttttatttctgtttcaaacaaacagcattcaTCAAAAAGCATTTGTTAAGTAATTAggctttttgtttgattttgttcttGCAACAGATTATGTATTCTTTGGGGACACAGACTATGCTGGCTACTACACGGTTATTTTTAGCCTATTTTTGCAACTTGTTTGCTAAGCCCCTTCCAAATCCCACTTTTTAGGCCCATTTATGGGACCTGAAATGCCTTGCAAGACAAACTTTGCCCGAAGATCCTCGAGCCGTATGCATTATTTGCTGTTAGCAAATACTCTTTTTTGTTGACCTTTCCCGAATGTACCGCCCAAAACTAAGTAAAAAAGGCCGATTAAAAAGAGGTTTCATGGCACTGCGAAGGATAGGAAGGTACTAACAACGTTTAGCTACACGAGATGATCCCTAATCCCATTTTGACGCTGTACATTAAAACGGTTTAAAGGCATAAACATTTCGGATGTATCAAGAAAGTTCGCGAACAATATGGGATACTTTTAATTAGAGCAATTTAttaacaaacaatatttatgcGATTGACAACTGATCTTAGCGAAACCTTTTCAtaagttatttaaaattcaaaacattgaGAAATTATGCATTATTTGCTTGTTTGGTTATATTGAGAGTCCGTTGCCAAGCCCATGCCGGCTTTTTGTTGCGAAATGTCAGATCTTTTCCGATATCTTCTAATACGTGTTCATCTTGTTTGTATTGTCCAATATGCCAAACTCTCATCAAAcggtgttgatgatgctgcggataaaatggcaaatttgcttttaataatttgaccaaacaaacgaaaagatCATTGCGCCAGATTGTGCCACGCCGGATAAACTTCCGCCTCGCTCGCAATGACCGAAAAACACACCTGATGATCATCGGTAAGCTTCCAACGGGCGCCCTTTCGCGGCAAATGAACGGACAACTCGAATTGGTTCCTGACAGAGAAAAACTGTGCTGCCCCTGACTGACGGAAGCTATAAATTTCAACTTATATATTTCAGCCATAAATTTCCACCCTGCCGTCCCCATCCCAGGCAAGAAGTTGAGCAGTTTGCTCGGTAGATAAACATCCTAAAATCACAAAAGTTGCTTCCCGCCATGTGCCTGTAGAATATGTGCAAGATAAACAGAAAACGATGAACACGGCAGCGAAGGACGAGGCAGGGCGCTACGATCATATCCAATATTTCTCGCCCATAAACATCCACAACCTTTTTTCCGATAACAAACCTCGTTGAATTGTCGGGACATTGGTCCTCGGAAAGTTCATCAATGAGCCATATTCGTTCCGAACGAGATTTGCATCGAAGATGGAATTCTGTGCTTTCGGGAATTGTTACATCGGTCTGCCAAACGGTTTTGGAGTCGGATCGAAAGAaagtcgaaagaaaatcacaaTAGTATCACTTTAGGGACACATCATAATTTCAATAGTTTAAATAGAACCATAATAAAACAAGCTTTAGTGTACCATAATCACAGTTCTAGTTCGAATAAACTACGACTACAACTCG encodes the following:
- the LOC131207675 gene encoding uncharacterized protein LOC131207675; the protein is MRGPNLPSSATFPSTASAKAKDVIENELVARSFEKEITPDLYGPLPDGGRLFIVVLLQTSEVGQATSSHHSVTMRKITPMFNEYVYGAIRRIAEEHGFTPDLFSVDFDEETRLECDGFVSFVFKAIINGDDRELTLWCKVPPTEDDRSLELFKRECFFYREILPAFNDFQCGKGVREGGSAGGFFATPRCYLAHCETDGTEKQALIVLEYNEAYEKWDWDKLEPINLEHTKLVMEQLGFLHALSFAMKEQQPAAFEQYKRESGVLIEGNELFTLMKESFDRAIVTMKTRFESEQERIQAVKDAVYEGLKNSCHPVTADPFCVVTHGDCWINNLIYSHDQNNVATSVILTDWQSSRYASPVLDLCYFFFISTSEQFRREHMDECLQYYHSALAGLLEKLGGDASKQFPLTTLLRLMKPFRELLGS